The proteins below come from a single Triticum aestivum cultivar Chinese Spring chromosome 5D, IWGSC CS RefSeq v2.1, whole genome shotgun sequence genomic window:
- the LOC123120934 gene encoding probable glucan endo-1,3-beta-glucosidase A6 — MLCHAIPLGFTSAMAMASSSLTVLLSFIFLAIAAAEPASGTAQHFLGVNYGRLGDDLPPPHIALEFARSAGAAAVRFYDANATFLAAAASSGLGFVPAVPNELIVSLAASQRAADAWVASTLLPFRRNRRLRYLFVGNEVLSDPTTKSRWSRLVPAITNLRRALRRHGLSRVKVSTTLGMDALVGQNVFPPSAGVFRPDIIDVAVRPLLAFLERTDSYLFFDAYTYFTWSANHTIVPLTYALLEPSPAPGFQYHDPGTGLSYTNLLDHMLDAVVAAMCRAGYCGVRLALAETGWPNAGDLNEFGANVRNAATYNRNVARHLASGAGTPRRPGMRMPALVFALFNENLKGGPGTERHWGLFYPNGSAVYEVDLTGRRPAAPYPPLPPATNDLPYPGKLWCVARTDRHVAVANETAVREQVATACADEAGLCNPVRPGGECHLPDTVAAHASYVFSAHWNRFSKQYGGWCYFAGLAVETTVDPSHGSCKFPSVTPG, encoded by the exons ATGCTATGCCATGCCATACCATTAGGGTTCACCTCCGCCATGGCAATGGCATCATCGTCCCTCACCGTCCTGCTCAGCTTCATCTTCCTCGCCATTGCCGCCGCGGAGCCGGCCTCGGGGACAGCGCAGCACTTTCTGGGAGTCAATTACGGCAGGCTTGGCGACGACCTCCCGCCCCCGCACATCGCGCTTGAGTTCGCCCGCTCGGCCGGCGCCGCCGCGGTCAGGTTCTACGACGCCAACGCCACCTTCCTGGCCGCGGCCGCATCCTCCGGCCTCGGCTTCGTCCCGGCCGTGCCTAACGAGCTCATCGTCTCCCTGGCCGCCTCCCAGCGCGCCGCCGACGCGTGGGTCGCCTCCACGCTCCTCCCCTTCCGTCGCAACCGCCGCCTCCGCTACCTCTTCGTCGGCAACGAGGTGCTCTCCGACCCCACCACCAAGTCCCGCTGGTCCCGGCTCGTCCCCGCAATCACCAACCTCCGCCGCGCGCTCCGACGACATGGCCTCAGCCGCGTCAAGGTCAGCACCACGCTCGGGATGGACGCTCTCGTCGGCCAGAACGTGTTCCCGCCGTCAGCCGGGGTGTTCCGCCCCGACATCATCGACGTCGCCGTGCGCCCGCTCCTCGCCTTCCTCGAGCGGACGGACTCGTACCTTTTCTTTGACGCGTACACCTACTTCACCTGGTCGGCGAATCACACAATCGTGCCGCTCACCTACGCGCTGCTCGAGCCGTCGCCGGCGCCGGGGTTCCAGTACCACGACCCCGGAACGGGGCTGTCGTACACCAACCTCCTCGACCACATGCTTGACGCCGTGGTCGCCGCCATGTGCCGCGCGGGCTACTGCGGCGTCAGGCTGGCGCTGGCCGAGACCGGCTGGCCCAACGCCGGCGACCTCAACGAGTTCGGCGCCAACGTGCGGAACGCGGCCACGTACAACCGCAACGTGGCGCGGCACCTGGCGTCGGGCGCCGGCACGCCGCGGCGGCCGGGGATGCGCATGCCGGCGCTCGTGTTCGCGCTCTTCAACGAGAACCTCAAGGGCGGCCCCGGCACAGAGCGGCACTGGGGCCTCTTCTACCCCAACGGGAGCGCGGTGTACGAGGTCGACCTGACGGGGCGCCGGCCGGCGGCGCCGTACCCTCCGCTGCCGCCGGCCACGAACGACCTGCCATACCCCGGGAAGCTGTGGTGCGTGGCGAGGACGGACCGCCACGTGGCGGTGGCGAACGAGACGGCGGTGAGGGAGCAGGTGGCGACGGCGTGCGCGGACGAGGCCGGGCTGTGCAACCCCGTGCGGCCCGGCGGCGAGTGCCACCTGCCGGACACGGTGGCCGCGCACGCGAGCTACGTGTTCAGCGCGCACTGGAACAGGTTCAGCAAGCAGTACGGCGGGTGGTGCTACTTCGCTGGCCTCGCCGTGGAGACGACCGTCGATCCCA GTCATGGATCGTGTAAATTTCCCAGCGTTACACCAGGCTGA